The genomic stretch ACGACTGCCGGACACGGAGCGTTGTGGGAAAGATCCGCTGCTGCGGCTCCCCCTTGCGGCGCGCCTTCAGGATGCCCTCAACCGCGGCTTCGGCCATCTCCCGCACTGGCTGTTCCACGGTGGTCAGCGCCGGCCACGTGTATTCGGATTCGGCGGAGCCATCGAAGGACGCCAAGGCGATGTCGCCCGGAACGGCGACCCCCGCTTCGTGGAGGGCGCGGAGAATGCCGACAGCCTGCATGTCGGAGCTGGCGAAGATGGCCGTTGGCCGGGTCGCCGCGGCCAGGAGCCGCTTTCCAGCTTCATAGCCGCCTGACCGGGTGAAGGAACTGCGCGCGATGGGCCCTTCCGCAAGCCCGGCCTCCTCAAGTGCCCGGAGCCAGCCCAGTTCACGGTCATCAACGTCGTTGCCAACGTTGGTACCCATGACCAGGCCAATACTCGTGTGCCCGTGCCCAATGAGGTGCTGCACGGCAGCCTGCGCACCGGCCGCGAGATCCACACCGACACCGTTGACCCCTGCAATTTTGTGGTCCTGGTTGAGCAGCACCCAGGGGATGTTGGCCTTTTCAAGGTCTTCAAGGTCCGGATCGAACAGGACGCTGGCCAGGAGCACGCCGTCCACCTGGCGGGCCGCCAGGTTCCGTACGCTGCGGCGTTCCTTGGCGAGGTTCCCGTCGGAGTTGGTCAGCACCAGGGCATAGCCCCGCTCGGCCGCCGCGTCCTCCACTGCATGTGCAAGGAGGGAGAAGAAAGGGTTGCTGTTGTCCGGGATGACCAGTCCGATGGTCTCGCTGGAGCCAAGCTTCAGTGCGCGCGCGGCCGCATTGGGGCGGTAGCCGAGGACGCGGATCGCATCCTGAACCTTCGCTTCGGTGGCTGGTGCCACCTTCTTTGGCCCGCCATTGACCACGTAGCTGACGACGGCGGTGCTGACACCGGCGTACCTGGCAACGTCGTTGCGAGTCGTCGGGCCGCGGGGCGTATGGGTCGCCGGAGTGGTCATGCTGTCCATGCTAGCCGGGCTCTCCTTTCACCTCAGTGAAGAGCAGCCGGGAAGGCCACCTTCAACAGTCCCATCCTGCCATCACAATCTACTCGAGTCAATTTGTCGAAAACTGTACCAATCACTGGATTCAAAGGAATTAATTAAGCTGTTGCCACACCTTTTCTACTCGTGTAACTTGATCATCGTTGTCTTCCACATCACAGTCCAGGAAAGGGGCGACGATGACCACCCTTGCCAAACACGTACGAGCCGAGCGGCCACAAACGGGCCCGCCGAGCCCCCGCGGCGGCTACCGCCGGCTGGGCGACCTCAAGATCGCCCTCTTCTTCATCGCTCCGGCCATGATCGGCTTCATCTTCTTCTACGTCGTGCCCACCGTCCGGGGAATCTACCTGAGCTTCACCGAGTACAGCATCCTGGGCGACCCGGAATGGATCGGCACCAGGAACTATGAACGCATCGCCAAGGATCCGCTGTTCTGGAACGCCTTGGGCGTCACCTCCGAATACGTGGTGATCAACATCGTCCTCCAGACGGCGCTGGCCCTGGGCCTGGCCATCCTCATGCACCGGGTGGCAAAGTCCACGCTCGTCCGGGGAGCGCTCCTGATGCCCTACCTGATGGCCAACGTCATCGCGGCCCTGCTGTGGTTCTGGATGCTTGACTACCAGATCGGCATCGTCAACCAGATCATCGAATGGATGGGGCTGCCCCGCGTGGCCTTCTTCGGCAACGAACAGTGGGCCATCCCCACCCAGGCACTGATCAACACCTGGCGCCACATGGGCTACACGGCACTGCTGATCTTCGCCGGTTTGCAAGCCATCCCGAACAGCGTCTACGAGGCCGCCAGCATTGACGGTTCCAAGGCCGTCAGCACGTTCATGCGGATCACCCTGCCGCTGCTGCGCCCCGTGCTGGTGCTGGTCCTGGTGGTGACGGTGATCGGATCCCTCCAGGTCTTCGACACTGTCGCGGTCACTACCGCCGGCGGGCCCGTCAACGCCACCCGTGTGCTGCAGTTCTACATCTACCAGCGGGCCTTCACCGAACAGGACTTCGGCTATGGGTCAGCCATGGCCGTCATCCTCTTCCTCATCCTCGCCATCGTGGCATTCATCCAAATCAAATTCCTCCGCGGCAACCAGTCGGACCTGGACTAAGGACACCCCATGAGCACTCTTGCCTCCCCCAAGTCCGGCTCCCGCCGTCGTGCCTTCAACTGGCGCCGCGGCATTGCCTTGGCACTGCTTGCCCTGGCTGTCGCCGTGAGCATCCTGCCCTTCTACTGGGTCCTGCGCACGGCGCTGTCCACGAACGGCTCCCTCGCCGCGAACTCAGCCAACCTGCTGCCGGCCGACTTCAACCTGGGCGCGTTCAAGCGGGTGTTTGGCCTCCAGAGCCCCGCCGAAGCCATCGCGGAAGGCGGCTCCGGGGCCTCGATCAACTTCTGGCAATACCTGTGGAACTCGCTGGTCTTTTCCACAATCACCACCGCCTGCGCCGTATTCTGCAGCTCGATGGCGGCCTACGCCTTCTCCCGGCTGCGGTGGAAAGGCCGCGACGCGGTCTTCTCCCTGTTCCTGGCCACCATGCTCGTCCCGCCGATCTTTACCGCCCTGCCCAACTTCCTGCTCATCAAGAACCTGGGCTTGCTGAACTCCATGCTCGGACTCGTGCTGCCCTACCTGTTCATGACCCCGTTCGCGATCTTCTTCATGCGCCAGTTCTTTTTGAACATGTCCCGGGAAGTTGAAGAAGCGGCCATGCTCGACGGCGCCAAACACTGGCGGATCTTCTTCCAGATCGTCATGCCCAATGCCGCCGCCCCGATCGCCACCCTCGCACTGCTGACCTTCATGGGGCAGTGGAACGAGTACTTCTGGCCGCTGCTCGTGGGCACCACCGAGGAATCCCGGGTGCTCACCGTGGGGCTGGGGGTATTCAAATCCCAGTCCCCGCAAGGCGCGCCTGACTGGTCCGGGCTGATGGCCGCCACCCTGGTCTCCGCCACGCCCGTGCTGATTCTCTTCGCCATCTTCGGCAAGCGGATCGTCAACTCCATCGGCTTCAACGGCACCAAATAGTTTTCTCCACCGCCCAGCCGCGGAACCGGCAGAAGCCCGGCCCGCATCCATTTTCCGCATTGAAAGGACCAACCATCATGAACAAGAAGGCATTCACCGCCGTCGCCGCCGCCGCTCTCGCCCTGTCGGCCTGCTCGGGAGGAAGCGCCGGAGGCAATTCAGCCACAGGCGAGCTCGACTACTGGCTCTGGGACGCCAACCAGCTGCCCGCCTACCAGCAGTGCGCCGCGGACTTCACCAAGGCCAACCCGGACATTACCGTCAAGATCACCCAGACCGGCTGGGATGACTACTGGTCCAGGATCAACAACGGCATGGCCTCCGGCACCGCACCGGATGTCTTCACCGATCATCTGTCCAAGTACCCGGACTTCCTCAAGACCAATCAGCTGCTGGCCCTTGACGACGCCGTCACCAAGGACTCGGTGGACCTGACGCAGTACAACGAAGGCCTCGCCGACCTCTGGGTGGGCCCGGACGGCAAACGCTACGGCCTGCCCAAGGACTGGGACACTGTTGCGCTGTTCTACAACAAGAAGATGGCCGCCGATGCCGGCATCACCGCGGAACAGATGGGCTCCCTGGACTGGAACCCACAGGATGGCGGAAGTTACGAGAAGATCATCGCCCGGCTCACCGTGGACAAGAACGGCAAGCGCGGGGACGAGGCAGGCTTCGACAAGAACAATGTTGCCGTCTACGGCCTGGGCCTGAAGGGCTCCGACGCCGACAGCGCCGGCCAGACCCAGTGGAGCTATCTGTCCGCCACCACCGGCTGGACCGCCACGGACAAAAACCCGTGGGGAACCCACTTCAACTACGACGATCCGAACCTCCAGGCCACCATCGACTGGTGGGCCTCGCTCGTCGCGAAGGGCTACATGCCCAAGCTCGAGACCACCGTGGGCGCCGACGTTGCCGACAACTTCGGTGCAGGGAAGGCTGCCATCAACAGCCACGGTTCCTGGATGATCGGCCAGTACACCGGCTACGAGGGCATCGACCTCGGCATCGCCCCCACGCCCCAGGGCCCCGACGGCGAGCGCGCCTCCATGTTCAACGGCCTGGCCGATTCCATTTGGGCCGGAACCAAGAAGAAGGACGCCGCCATCAAGTGGGTCGAGTACCTCGCCTCCACCGACTGCCAGGACGTCGTGGCCTCCAAGGCAATCGTGTTCCCGGCCATCACCACCTCCTCCGACAAGGCAGCTGAAGCCTTCAAGGCCAAGAACGTGGACGTGAGCGCCTTTACCCAGCAGGTGAAGGACAAGACCACCTTCACGGGCCCGATCACGGACAACGCCGCCAAGATTGCTGGCATCATGACCCCGGCCATGGACGCGGTGCTTTCCGGCAAGTCCCCGGCCAGTTCGCTGACGGACGCCAATGAGCAGGTCAACGCCCTCTTCACGGAGTAGGCCTGGTTCCCCGCGGGGAACAACTGACAGGTCCGGGTGCTGTGCGCCCCTCGGCAGCGGCGCCCGGACCGCCCCTTTTCCCACGAACCACCTTTTTCTGAAAGCGAGCGCCACATGCGCCCCCTCCACCTACGTTCCGCCGGCAGCAGCCTGGTGATAAGTTTCAGCAGCGGAGAGGCCGAGGTCATCCATTGGGGCTCAGATCTGGGCAGCACCCTCCCGGACCTGGCCATCCTCAGCGAGGCGATCCCGAACTCCACCATCGACGCCACAGTCCCGGCCGGGATCCTTCCCCAAGGCTCTTCGGCATGGCGGGGCCGCCCGGGCCTTCGCGGCCACCGGATCTCCGACGGCGTGCCCGGCCTCGACTTCTCCCTCCGCCTGCGGGTGGTGGGCGCCACCGCGGACGGCACCACGGCCGCC from Arthrobacter stackebrandtii encodes the following:
- a CDS encoding LacI family DNA-binding transcriptional regulator codes for the protein MTTPATHTPRGPTTRNDVARYAGVSTAVVSYVVNGGPKKVAPATEAKVQDAIRVLGYRPNAAARALKLGSSETIGLVIPDNSNPFFSLLAHAVEDAAAERGYALVLTNSDGNLAKERRSVRNLAARQVDGVLLASVLFDPDLEDLEKANIPWVLLNQDHKIAGVNGVGVDLAAGAQAAVQHLIGHGHTSIGLVMGTNVGNDVDDRELGWLRALEEAGLAEGPIARSSFTRSGGYEAGKRLLAAATRPTAIFASSDMQAVGILRALHEAGVAVPGDIALASFDGSAESEYTWPALTTVEQPVREMAEAAVEGILKARRKGEPQQRIFPTTLRVRQSCGCPGVFA
- a CDS encoding carbohydrate ABC transporter permease; translation: MTTLAKHVRAERPQTGPPSPRGGYRRLGDLKIALFFIAPAMIGFIFFYVVPTVRGIYLSFTEYSILGDPEWIGTRNYERIAKDPLFWNALGVTSEYVVINIVLQTALALGLAILMHRVAKSTLVRGALLMPYLMANVIAALLWFWMLDYQIGIVNQIIEWMGLPRVAFFGNEQWAIPTQALINTWRHMGYTALLIFAGLQAIPNSVYEAASIDGSKAVSTFMRITLPLLRPVLVLVLVVTVIGSLQVFDTVAVTTAGGPVNATRVLQFYIYQRAFTEQDFGYGSAMAVILFLILAIVAFIQIKFLRGNQSDLD
- a CDS encoding carbohydrate ABC transporter permease, with the translated sequence MSTLASPKSGSRRRAFNWRRGIALALLALAVAVSILPFYWVLRTALSTNGSLAANSANLLPADFNLGAFKRVFGLQSPAEAIAEGGSGASINFWQYLWNSLVFSTITTACAVFCSSMAAYAFSRLRWKGRDAVFSLFLATMLVPPIFTALPNFLLIKNLGLLNSMLGLVLPYLFMTPFAIFFMRQFFLNMSREVEEAAMLDGAKHWRIFFQIVMPNAAAPIATLALLTFMGQWNEYFWPLLVGTTEESRVLTVGLGVFKSQSPQGAPDWSGLMAATLVSATPVLILFAIFGKRIVNSIGFNGTK
- a CDS encoding ABC transporter substrate-binding protein, yielding MNKKAFTAVAAAALALSACSGGSAGGNSATGELDYWLWDANQLPAYQQCAADFTKANPDITVKITQTGWDDYWSRINNGMASGTAPDVFTDHLSKYPDFLKTNQLLALDDAVTKDSVDLTQYNEGLADLWVGPDGKRYGLPKDWDTVALFYNKKMAADAGITAEQMGSLDWNPQDGGSYEKIIARLTVDKNGKRGDEAGFDKNNVAVYGLGLKGSDADSAGQTQWSYLSATTGWTATDKNPWGTHFNYDDPNLQATIDWWASLVAKGYMPKLETTVGADVADNFGAGKAAINSHGSWMIGQYTGYEGIDLGIAPTPQGPDGERASMFNGLADSIWAGTKKKDAAIKWVEYLASTDCQDVVASKAIVFPAITTSSDKAAEAFKAKNVDVSAFTQQVKDKTTFTGPITDNAAKIAGIMTPAMDAVLSGKSPASSLTDANEQVNALFTE